A genomic window from Lotus japonicus ecotype B-129 chromosome 1, LjGifu_v1.2 includes:
- the LOC130727425 gene encoding gibberellin 3-beta-dioxygenase 1-like, with protein MFIFEKMATLSEAYREHPLNLHHIIPLDFSSAPNLPESHAWSLSKDDHDDDYLSNSNGSPSIPIIDLMDPNAMELIGHACENWGAFQLKNHGIPLSIIQEVENEAKRLFALPADHKLKALRSSGGATGYGSARISPFFPKFMWHEGFTIMGSPSEDVKKIWPNDYARFCDLMENYQKQMKVLAEQLTRMMLNFLDISNGENKSQWDIGSSSNMCGVVQLNFYPPCPDPTRAMGLAPHTDTSLFTILHQTQTATGLQVFNEGTKAWVPVHPHRNLLVVNTGDLFHIMSNARFRCALHRVTTNKTVQRYSVAYFHCPPSDYVVSPLVGGVNNSVARFRGVTVKEYVGIKSKNFGEALSLISTSN; from the exons ATGTTCATCTTTGAGAAAATGGCCACTCTCTCTGAAGCCTATAGAGAACACCCTCTCAACCTCCATCACATTATCCCTCTGGATTTTTCTTCAGCTCCAAACTTACCAGAATCACACGCATGGTCACTATCTAAAGATGATCATGATGATGATTATCTCTCTAATTCCAATGGATCACCATCCATACCCATCATCGACCTCATGGATCCAAATGCCATGGAACTCATAGGCCATGCATGTGAAAACTGGGGTGCCTTCCAGTTGAAGAATCATGGCATACCCTTGAGTATCATTCAAGAGGTTGAAAATGAGGCAAAGCGCCTCTTCGCTCTCCCTGCTGATCACAAACTGAAGGCGCTGAGATCTTCTGGTGGCGCCACCGGATACGGCAGCGCTAGGATTTCACCATTCTTTCCTAAGTTCATGTGGCATGAAGGGTTCACCATCATGGGTTCTCCATCTGAAGATGTCAAAAAGATATGGCCGAATGACTATGCACGATTTTG TGACTTGATGGAGAATTATCAAAAACAAATGAAGGTCCTAGCGGAGCAACTAACACGCATGATGTTAAACTTCTTGGACATTAGCAACGGAGAAAACAAGTCCCAGTGGGACATTGGTTCATCAAGCAACATGTGTGGAGTTGTTCAACTAAACTTCTACCCACCCTGCCCCGATCCGACCCGAGCCATGGGTCTAGCCCCGCACACCGACACCTCCCTCTTCACCATCCTTCATCAGACCCAAACCGCCACCGGCCTCCAAGTCTTCAACGAAGGAACAAAAGCCTGGGTCCCAGTGCACCCGCATCGTAACCTTCTGGTGGTTAACACAGGTGATCTCTTCCACATCATGTCAAATGCGAGGTTTCGTTGTGCGCTTCACCGTGTCACTACAAACAAGACCGTGCAGCGTTACTCGGTGGCTTATTTCCACTGTCCACCGTCGGATTACGTGGTTTCTCCGCTGGTGGGCGGTGTCAATAACAGTGTTGCTCGATTTCGTGGGGTAACTGTGAAGGAGTATGTTGGGATTAAGAGCAAGAATTTTGGGGAAGCACTGTCTTTGATTAGTACCTCAAACTAA
- the LOC130727426 gene encoding protein TIFY 8 isoform X2, whose protein sequence is MAMLRMAQPQQHNNDSSLSQQHLVLHDFLGMKPSDASPDVRLSEVTLAAAASSAAARGPFSSTSDTASEKQVSNHLEGVPYYGPRGDFSGTEISNRLVGNKRSNSDSTFMGSSRDAFQMVPDSFQNSHLMKVFRNSAGGDKSRRPNDDDGLLGMPSLKPSSASQIFQPPTSTRIDASKWERSILMNIGSSVQHPLRGGQLTPYAHQMASNRIRDTNAGPSYISQSAADEGSRTGMKGPGILSSVNTTATAAEKTPSTVLLGVSRPKPLPNLIESSTPPSQHGLTSASRQMTIFYGGQAHVFDDVHPHKADVIMALAGSNGGSWSTAFSPKSTVKLVNDSNLHSGENETGMISNVPFPQEIHGKLCITGSSSHAGLGDRVSTPAGAHQGSIFAKDTRNPGQPVDHSSEDKRAH, encoded by the exons ATGGCGATGCTGAGAATGGCTCAGCCTCAACAGCATAACAATGACAGCAGTTTGAGCCAACAACACTTGGTCCTCCATGATTTTCTGGGCATGAAGCCCTCTGATGCTTCCCCTGATGTTAGGTTATCGGAGGTGACGCTTGCCGCCGCCGCCTCTTCCGCCGCTGCACGTGGTCCCTTTTCCTCCACCTCTGACACCGCTTCTG AAAAACAGGTAAGTAATCATCTCGAGGGAGTTCCGTACTATGGCCCGAGGGGTGATTTTTCTGGCACCGAGATAAGTAATAGACTGGTGGGAAACAAGAGAAGCAATTCCGATTCTACTTTTATGGGTTCCTCCAGAGATGCCTTCCAAATGGTCCCTGATTCCTTCCAAAACTCCCATTTGATGAAG GTTTTCCGGAATTCGGCTGGCGGAGATAAGTCTAGAAGGCCCAATGATGATGACGGGTTACTTGGTATGCCTTCACTGAAGCCATCTTCTGCTTCTCAGATATTTCAGCCTCCCACCAGCACCAGGATTGATGCTAGCAAATGGGAACGATCTATTCTCATGAACATTGGCTCTTCCGTGCAACATCCACTGCGTGGAGGGCAATTGACACCTTATGCACACCAAATGGCTTCAAACAGGATAAGGGATACCAATGCTGGTCCTTCCTATATCTCTCAGTCAGCTGCTGATGAAGGATCAAGAACTGGAATGAAGGGCCCTGGAATCTTAAGTTCTGTAAATACAACTGCTACTGCAGCCGAGAAAACTCCATCCACAGTGCTGCTTGGTGTAAGCAGGCCAAAGCCTCTACCTAATTTAATAGAATCATCGACACCTCCAAG TCAACATGGGCTGACATCTGCCAGCCGTCAGATGACTATTTTTTATGGAGGTCAAGCTCATGTTTTTGATGATGTCCACCCTCATAAG GCGGATGTTATAATGGCTTTGGCTGGGTCAAATGGTGGATCTTGGTCCACAGCGTTCTCGCCAAAATCTACTGTAAAGCTGGTTAATGATAGTAACTTACATAGTGGAGAAAATGAAACTGGTATGATAAGTAATGTGCCATTCCCACAGGAAATTCATGGGAAATTGTGTATTACCGGAAGTTCTAGCCATGCTGGGCTTGGTGATCGAGTATCTACACCAGCAG GGGCACACCAAGGAAGCATATTTGCTAAAGATACAAGAAATCCGGGTCAACCAGTGGATCACAGTTCTGAAGACAAAAGAGCACATTGA
- the LOC130727426 gene encoding protein TIFY 8 isoform X1, whose translation MAMLRMAQPQQHNNDSSLSQQHLVLHDFLGMKPSDASPDVRLSEVTLAAAASSAAARGPFSSTSDTASEKQVSNHLEGVPYYGPRGDFSGTEISNRLVGNKRSNSDSTFMGSSRDAFQMVPDSFQNSHLMKVFRNSAGGDKSRRPNDDDGLLGMPSLKPSSASQIFQPPTSTRIDASKWERSILMNIGSSVQHPLRGGQLTPYAHQMASNRIRDTNAGPSYISQSAADEGSRTGMKGPGILSSVNTTATAAEKTPSTVLLGVSRPKPLPNLIESSTPPSSQHGLTSASRQMTIFYGGQAHVFDDVHPHKADVIMALAGSNGGSWSTAFSPKSTVKLVNDSNLHSGENETGMISNVPFPQEIHGKLCITGSSSHAGLGDRVSTPAGAHQGSIFAKDTRNPGQPVDHSSEDKRAH comes from the exons ATGGCGATGCTGAGAATGGCTCAGCCTCAACAGCATAACAATGACAGCAGTTTGAGCCAACAACACTTGGTCCTCCATGATTTTCTGGGCATGAAGCCCTCTGATGCTTCCCCTGATGTTAGGTTATCGGAGGTGACGCTTGCCGCCGCCGCCTCTTCCGCCGCTGCACGTGGTCCCTTTTCCTCCACCTCTGACACCGCTTCTG AAAAACAGGTAAGTAATCATCTCGAGGGAGTTCCGTACTATGGCCCGAGGGGTGATTTTTCTGGCACCGAGATAAGTAATAGACTGGTGGGAAACAAGAGAAGCAATTCCGATTCTACTTTTATGGGTTCCTCCAGAGATGCCTTCCAAATGGTCCCTGATTCCTTCCAAAACTCCCATTTGATGAAG GTTTTCCGGAATTCGGCTGGCGGAGATAAGTCTAGAAGGCCCAATGATGATGACGGGTTACTTGGTATGCCTTCACTGAAGCCATCTTCTGCTTCTCAGATATTTCAGCCTCCCACCAGCACCAGGATTGATGCTAGCAAATGGGAACGATCTATTCTCATGAACATTGGCTCTTCCGTGCAACATCCACTGCGTGGAGGGCAATTGACACCTTATGCACACCAAATGGCTTCAAACAGGATAAGGGATACCAATGCTGGTCCTTCCTATATCTCTCAGTCAGCTGCTGATGAAGGATCAAGAACTGGAATGAAGGGCCCTGGAATCTTAAGTTCTGTAAATACAACTGCTACTGCAGCCGAGAAAACTCCATCCACAGTGCTGCTTGGTGTAAGCAGGCCAAAGCCTCTACCTAATTTAATAGAATCATCGACACCTCCAAG CAGTCAACATGGGCTGACATCTGCCAGCCGTCAGATGACTATTTTTTATGGAGGTCAAGCTCATGTTTTTGATGATGTCCACCCTCATAAG GCGGATGTTATAATGGCTTTGGCTGGGTCAAATGGTGGATCTTGGTCCACAGCGTTCTCGCCAAAATCTACTGTAAAGCTGGTTAATGATAGTAACTTACATAGTGGAGAAAATGAAACTGGTATGATAAGTAATGTGCCATTCCCACAGGAAATTCATGGGAAATTGTGTATTACCGGAAGTTCTAGCCATGCTGGGCTTGGTGATCGAGTATCTACACCAGCAG GGGCACACCAAGGAAGCATATTTGCTAAAGATACAAGAAATCCGGGTCAACCAGTGGATCACAGTTCTGAAGACAAAAGAGCACATTGA